The proteins below are encoded in one region of Blastocatellia bacterium:
- a CDS encoding TonB-dependent receptor has translation MKRLVTASLILLSLLTNLTVIAFADEGEPQANVELRGTIIDEQNAYIAAAPITLDDGQGHHYTTTADATGRYRISVAPGVYTMTVEVEGFAKFVEQIDLTQKRKDPFDVKLAVMITDQVEVKDNAPGVSTDPDRNLSAITLTEKDLEALPDDPDELLQTLKQMAGAAGGVDDAAVYVGGFRERGQLPPKEAILRININQNPYSAEFSEPGHGRIEIITKPGTDTYHGGFNMNFNDESLNARDPFANFRAPLQTRRFGGNFSGPIIHNRLGFFFDFQRFENDGNDIVNAIVLNPVTLQPEPFSATLLTPTRGLNFSIRTDYLLNSKHTLGFQYRRSTNESQRANGGGFALPERATQSSSSEDTLRFSLTTIASEHAVNELRLQLSRRNNNSASLSDAIAINVLDAFNGGGSQAFTDNINRNLDLTDTLTYSYKSHTFKGGWRAEGLQFDNLNRSNFGGTFVFGRDFERDAQGNILLNAQGVATPISPIELYRRVVTGVPGYRASQFSINRGDPFIGFSQWQYGLFAQDDWKVSQRLTLSYGLRGEFQTHLQDKLNIAPRLAVAWNPDKARKSTIRGGAGVFYSQLDSGITADTIRLDGEHQQQFTIPQPAFYPVIPDNFNALSRVQPTIRIKAEDLNAPYTIQSTIGYERRLPHNIFAAVTYTWMRGVHLLRTRNINAPLGFTGGQAVLPFPGEGPILQFESTGLSTRHQLVFNVNANINQRLNFFAFYTLASTHSNADGAYSTPANPYDLTTEWGRAGGDVRHNFFMMTNVTLPWSLRLTPSVVIRSGGPFNITTGRDNNRDNVYSDRPAFAQPGDPGAIVTRFGVFNPDPQLGDQIIPRNYGDGPGAITANLTLSKTFGFGAPANSYGNRAAAQGNQSKPADGQSNQNQRGNNRGGNNRGGNTRGGGASPMMMQRGGGGPMMMGGFGGDTRHKYNLTIGVNAINIFNHLNPGNYNGVLTSPFFGIANRSCGGGGGGGFGGFFGGCGPRRVELNMRFSF, from the coding sequence ATGAAGAGACTTGTTACCGCATCACTGATTTTGCTCTCATTGCTCACGAATCTTACCGTCATCGCCTTTGCCGACGAAGGCGAGCCGCAGGCGAATGTCGAGCTGCGCGGCACCATCATTGACGAACAGAACGCCTACATCGCCGCCGCGCCCATCACGCTCGATGACGGGCAGGGCCATCATTACACGACGACGGCGGACGCCACGGGCCGCTATCGCATCAGCGTAGCGCCCGGCGTTTATACGATGACCGTCGAAGTCGAAGGCTTCGCGAAGTTCGTCGAACAGATTGATCTGACGCAGAAACGCAAAGACCCGTTCGACGTCAAGCTCGCCGTCATGATCACCGATCAGGTCGAAGTAAAAGACAACGCGCCCGGCGTTTCGACCGACCCCGACCGCAATCTGTCAGCGATCACGCTGACCGAAAAAGACCTTGAAGCGCTGCCCGATGACCCGGACGAGCTGCTGCAAACTTTGAAGCAGATGGCGGGCGCGGCGGGCGGTGTTGACGACGCGGCGGTCTATGTCGGCGGCTTCCGCGAGCGCGGCCAACTGCCGCCCAAAGAAGCCATTCTGCGGATCAACATCAATCAGAATCCCTACTCCGCGGAATTTTCCGAGCCCGGTCATGGGCGCATCGAGATCATCACCAAGCCGGGAACGGACACCTATCACGGCGGCTTCAATATGAACTTCAACGACGAGTCGTTGAATGCCCGCGACCCGTTCGCAAACTTCCGCGCGCCCCTCCAAACGCGGCGCTTCGGCGGTAACTTCAGCGGGCCGATCATCCACAACCGTCTTGGCTTCTTCTTCGATTTCCAGAGGTTCGAGAACGACGGCAACGATATCGTCAACGCCATCGTGCTCAACCCCGTGACCTTGCAGCCAGAGCCGTTCAGCGCGACGCTGCTGACGCCGACGCGAGGCTTGAATTTCTCGATCCGCACCGACTATCTGCTCAATAGCAAGCATACGCTGGGCTTTCAGTACCGGCGTTCGACCAACGAATCACAGCGGGCCAACGGTGGCGGCTTCGCCTTGCCGGAGCGGGCGACGCAATCATCCTCAAGCGAGGACACGCTCCGTTTTTCGCTGACGACGATTGCCAGCGAGCATGCCGTTAATGAGCTGCGCTTGCAGCTCAGCCGGCGCAACAACAACTCGGCGTCGCTGTCGGACGCTATCGCAATCAACGTGCTTGACGCCTTCAATGGCGGCGGCAGCCAGGCGTTTACCGACAACATCAACCGCAACCTCGACCTCACGGACACGCTGACCTACAGCTACAAATCGCACACCTTCAAAGGTGGGTGGCGCGCCGAAGGCTTGCAGTTCGACAACCTCAACCGCTCGAACTTCGGCGGCACCTTCGTTTTCGGCAGGGACTTCGAGCGCGACGCGCAGGGCAACATCCTGCTGAACGCGCAAGGCGTGGCGACGCCGATCAGCCCAATCGAGCTTTACCGGCGCGTCGTCACAGGCGTTCCCGGATACCGCGCGTCGCAGTTTTCGATCAACCGCGGCGATCCGTTCATCGGCTTCTCGCAGTGGCAGTACGGCCTCTTCGCGCAAGATGATTGGAAAGTCTCGCAGCGCCTGACCCTTTCGTATGGCCTGCGCGGCGAGTTCCAGACGCACCTGCAAGACAAGCTGAACATCGCGCCGCGCCTCGCTGTGGCCTGGAATCCCGACAAGGCGCGCAAGAGCACGATACGCGGCGGCGCGGGCGTCTTCTACTCGCAGCTTGACAGCGGCATCACGGCGGACACGATCCGCCTGGACGGCGAGCATCAGCAGCAATTCACGATTCCGCAGCCGGCCTTCTATCCGGTGATTCCCGACAACTTCAATGCGTTGTCGCGGGTGCAGCCGACGATTCGTATCAAAGCCGAAGACCTGAACGCGCCCTATACGATTCAGAGCACCATCGGCTATGAACGGCGGTTGCCGCACAATATCTTTGCCGCGGTGACCTACACCTGGATGCGCGGCGTCCACCTGCTGCGGACGCGCAACATCAATGCGCCGCTCGGATTTACTGGTGGGCAGGCGGTGCTGCCGTTCCCCGGCGAAGGGCCAATTCTACAGTTCGAGTCTACCGGCCTTTCGACGCGCCACCAGTTGGTGTTCAACGTGAACGCGAACATCAATCAGCGGCTCAATTTCTTCGCCTTCTACACGCTGGCTTCGACGCACAGCAACGCCGACGGCGCCTACTCGACTCCGGCCAACCCTTATGACCTGACGACCGAGTGGGGCCGCGCCGGGGGCGATGTTCGCCACAACTTTTTCATGATGACCAACGTGACATTGCCGTGGAGCCTGCGCCTCACGCCGTCGGTCGTTATCCGCAGCGGCGGGCCGTTCAACATTACAACCGGGCGCGATAACAACCGCGACAACGTCTACTCTGACCGCCCGGCGTTTGCGCAGCCCGGTGACCCCGGCGCGATTGTGACGCGCTTTGGCGTCTTCAACCCTGACCCGCAGCTAGGCGACCAGATCATTCCGCGCAATTATGGCGATGGGCCGGGAGCCATTACCGCCAACCTCACGCTGTCGAAGACCTTCGGCTTCGGGGCGCCGGCCAATAGCTATGGTAATCGCGCTGCGGCTCAAGGCAATCAATCGAAGCCGGCGGACGGGCAATCCAATCAGAACCAGCGCGGTAACAATCGTGGCGGCAACAATCGCGGCGGCAATACCCGCGGCGGCGGCGCCAGCCCGATGATGATG